AAAGTGCTACGCTTAGTTGATGGGGATGTGAAGCCATCTATGGGTTATGTGTACGGAGAACTTCTCAAGGCAAAGAGGGAGATAAAGGAGGCATTTGGAAATGTGGAAAAGAACTACAAAGAAGTCATGGCTATTGTTGACAAGAAAATGAAGGGTAGGCTTGATTCTCCAACTCATGTGGCTGCATATATGCTGAATCCCTACTACAGTTATAGCAATGTAGCAATATTCTCTGATCCAACTGTGGTTGAAAAATTCATGCAATGTGTGGAAACCTTTTATTATGGTGATGATGATAAGGAATATAGGACTGTTAATGAGGACTTGGAGAAATTCCAAAAGAGACAAGGAAACTTCTCAAAAAAGATGGCAAAGAGCTGTGAACGCTTTGAGTTCAATCCGGGTAAGCTTTTGCATCAATTCTGTCCATATATTTccttcaatcaaatctgtccagattttgttgCAATCAATTCTGCACATATTTGATATATTTCACTTCATTTTGTAGCATCTTGGTGGAGGCTTTATGGAGGTGGAACACCAGATTTGCAAAGAATGGCTATTAGAATCCTCTCACTGACTTCTAGCGCTTCTGGATGTGAAAGGAATTGGAGCACTTTTGAACAGGTCAGTTTGTAGTCTACCAATTGCTCTTTATTCCCAATTTGGTGTACAAGTGCTGATCAGCTGATGTGAATTCCATGGTTTTTGGTTTGTAATGTACAGCATCatacaaagagaaggaataggtTGACAACAGAGCGTCTCAACTCTCTAGTATTCATCCAATTCAATAATAAATTGATGTCCAAGAAGGAGAAGATCGCTAGAAAGAGTAACTATGAAGTGCTTCTAAGTAAGGATGCTTCTGAAGCTCAAGGATTCTTCTTTGACGGCGGGGATGATCATGCATTGGTTGTGTTTAGAGATGAGGAAGATGAGGGAGAAATGCCGGGTACTGGGATACCATGGAGTGTCCTTGGAGAAGCAATGGGAACTAATGAACAGCTCCAACCTCATAGGAGTGCAAGAGTGGCTAGAGAGGTGGATGAAGAAGAGTGGGAATCTGAATCGGATGATCCTGATTATCAAGATGACATTGACTATGAAgatgaggaggatgaagaagcAATTCTAAACTCCACCACATTTGCGGAGTAAGGAGATTGCATTATGGCAGCATGCTGCCAAGTTATCTAGATATTAATATCTAACTATTTATCTTGAATTTGTGTGTGGACCATAAGACCATTATTATGTGCTGTACTTCTATTTAATTTGTGGACCATTAAGGCAAGTGATGATCTGTTAGTGTTGTCTATATATTTTCCTGTGATCTTGTGACCTGTGCTGCTGATTGGCTGCTGCTCTGTTGTCTAGAAGCTTGGTTGTGCATGTACAATATTGAGCTGCCCCTCATAGATGAGTTTCTACTCTTTGCCTATCATTTGATTGTCTGGTTTTCAGATTATTAACTTGTCTCTCTTTCATGGTTAGCTGCTGTTGGATGCAAGAAGCCAAGGAGGAGAGGAAATTATGTCAACAAGTGTGCAGAAAGAGCAAGATGTATGTCCATTACTCCAAGTTATTACTGAGTACTATTTAGTATTTAGTATTTACTACTCATCTTGGTCTCAGCAGCAcaaaaatattaaaataattaaaaaacacaCAAACGATTAATCACGTTTAATCTACGTTTAATCTTCCTAGGCGCTAGTCAGTAGGCTAGCGCCTAGCGTTTTTTTGAACATTGGAAATACCATTTGCTACCATCAGATCTAGGAGATCAGTCAAATCAGCAAGGGCTCCttttgatggataagtctcatgtgtggctggtctttgtggggctgtgatgctcacatggtccttgtggctgtt
This sequence is a window from Miscanthus floridulus cultivar M001 chromosome 10, ASM1932011v1, whole genome shotgun sequence. Protein-coding genes within it:
- the LOC136487642 gene encoding uncharacterized protein — protein: MVEAIGQFGPGFHPPTQYDLRGKLLEEEHARTKSLLQDREDEKIKHGCSIMTDAWTDMKRRSIMNLCTNTSEGTTFIKSKEMSDVSHTSEVIYELVDKAIEDVGAENVVQIVTDNASNNMGAKALLSLKRPNIFWTSCATHTVNLMLQGIGNLPKFKKTIDLAKSFTIFVYGHHRTLACLRSFTLKREIIRPGVTRFATAYLTLQSMMEKKDCLRKMVVDSKWYDLPDVKSKKGKDAIATVLNINFWRDVSLCLKVFEPLVKVLRLVDGDVKPSMGYVYGELLKAKREIKEAFGNVEKNYKEVMAIVDKKMKGRLDSPTHVAAYMLNPYYSYSNVAIFSDPTVVEKFMQCVETFYYGDDDKEYRTVNEDLEKFQKRQGNFSKKMAKSCERFEFNPASWWRLYGGGTPDLQRMAIRILSLTSSASGCERNWSTFEQHHTKRRNRLTTERLNSLVFIQFNNKLMSKKEKIARKSNYEVLLSKDASEAQGFFFDGGDDHALVVFRDEEDEGEMPGTGIPWSVLGEAMGTNEQLQPHRSARVAREVDEEEWESESDDPDYQDDIDYEDEEDEEAILNSTTFAE